Proteins from a single region of Trichoderma asperellum chromosome 3, complete sequence:
- the ATP5 gene encoding ATP synthase F0 subcomplex subunit OSCP atp5 (BUSCO:EOG092D42U2) → MLSRQVFRSLRAAAPQRAFAAVPARTFAAAASADVKAPIAVFGLDGTYATALYTAASKTSTLDAVAKELAKLGSIVEKDSKLVAILSAPTLTPADRSAIVAELVKQAGASGPTLKNFLDTLAENNRLGLLNGVIEKFGQIVSAARGEVEMTVTSAQALDPKMLSRLENAVAKSSYVGQGKKLKVTNAVNPDIIGGLVVEVGDRTIDLSVSARISKMNKLLTDNL, encoded by the exons ATGCTGTCGCGACAAGTCTTCCGCTCCCTCAGAGCCGCTGCTCCTCAGCGTGCCTTCGCCGCTGTCCCTGCCCGGActtttgctgccgctgccagcgCCGACGTCAAGGCCCCCATTGCTGTCTTTGGTCTCGATGGCACCTACGCCACTGCTCTG TACACCGCGGCCTCCAAGACTTCCACCCTCGATGCCGTCGCCAAGGAGCTCGCCAAGCTGGGCTCCATCGTCGAGAAGGACTCCAAGCTGGTTGCCATCCTCTCCGCCCCTACTCTGACCCCCGCCGACCGATCTGCCATCGTGGCCGAGCTCGTCAAGCAGGCCGGTGCCAGCGGTCCCACCCTCAAGAACTTCCTCGACACCCTCGCCGAGAACAACCGACTGGGTCTCCTGAACGGCGTTATTGAGAAGTTTGGCCAGATCGTCTCTGCTGCCCGTGGCGAGGTTGAGATGACCGTCACCAGCGCTCAG GCTCTTGACCCCAAGATGCTGTCCCGTCTGGAGAACGCTGTCGCCAAGTCTTCCTACGTTGGCCAGggcaagaagctcaaggtcaCCAACGCT GTCAACCCCGATATCATTGGTGGACTCGTCGTCGAGGTCGGCGACCGAACCATTGACCTCAGCGTCTCCGCCCGCATCAGCAAGATGAACAAGCTCCTTACTGACAACCTGTAA
- the MOB11 gene encoding Maintenance of ploidy protein mob1, whose translation MRHHRLLLSTRALHRHVSIYRSISTYLTAHQPQRITKILDSPSGAEADPVEQIYSVLPRVAATAAACPRCRSAHQQHRIPFWLARSLDQNPDPRLAMAQFLQTVNQKTRNQFRPRAGKGGVNSYQLRQYAEVTLGGGSLRKVVKLPEGEDENEWLAVNMVDFYNQINLLYGAITEFCSPQSCPEMKATDEFEYLWQDSENYKRPTKMAAPAYIEQLMAWVQANIDNESVMPSKIGVPFPKSFGSLIRQIFKRMYRVYAHIYCHHYPVVRELGLEPHLNTSFKQYVLFIDEHELASGRDYWGPLGDLVDSMLKSD comes from the exons ATGCGAcaccaccgcctcctgcTATCCACGCGCGCACTCCATCGACATGTCTCTATCTATCGCTCTATCTCTACATATCTAACCGCCCATCAGCCTCAGCGCATCACCAAAATCCTCGACTCGCCGTCTGGTGCTGAAGCCGATCCGGTCGAACAAATATATTCTGTTCTCCCCCGCGTCGCCGCCACAGCCGCTGCTTGTCCTCGTTGTCGGTCTGCGCATCAGC AGCATCGTATTCCTTTTTGGCTTGCTCGATCTCTCGACCAAAACCCCGACCCTCGCCTCGCCATGGCTCAGTTCTTGCAGACAGT TAACCAGAAGACGAGAAATCAGTTTCGCCCGCGCGCCGGTAAAGGAGGCGTCAATAGCTACCAGCTACGACAGTATGCTGAAGTAACTCTGGGAGGAGGTAGCTTGAGGAAGGTGGTCAAGCTCCCCGAAGGCGAAGATGAGAATGAGTGGCTAGCAGTCAATA TGGTGGACTTCTACAACCAGATCAATCTCCTCTATGGTGCCATCACCGAGTTCTGCTCGCCGCAGTCGTGTCCCGAGATGAAGGCTACCGATGA GTTTGAATATCTTTGGCAAGACAGCGAAAACTACAAGCGACCCACCAAGATGGCCGCACCGGCCTATATAGAGCAACTGATGGCGTGGGTTCAAGCCAACATTGACAACGAGTCTGTCATGCCTAGCAAGATCG GCGTGCCGTTTCCCAAATCATTTGGAAGTCTAATTCGCCAAATCTTCAAGAGAATGTACCGTGTGTACGCTCACATCTACTGCCACCACTATCCCGTCGTCCGggagctggggctggagcCTCATCTAAACACCAGCTTCAAGCAGTACGTGCTCTTCATTGACGAACACGAATTGGCAAGCGGGCGTGATTACTGGGGTCCTCTTGGAGACCTCGTCGACAGCATGCTGAAGAGCGACTGA
- the CHS2 gene encoding Chitin synthase, class 2 (CAZy:GT2_Chitin_synth~TransMembrane:7 (o634-653i665-692o712-731i743-767o787-808i915-936o948-977i)) codes for MTMDRHRRSDIPADYSLPPYDDELDSPTGHGAAAVRLLTSVEEPAERPMRSPRPQYEPSVLSSHTRTGSIRDNAPSIPPPDGSYMSYDTRDPHRPWSPASRLTDYSRPPPSHDSYEPSDINGSPRPGTPSSRYGGSPRRPLPPAPRFGNTSRASQFTDDITVSIPYDHPDDEDIFRPESDLSDNRHYEHNYDHYDYDEEDGRAYGDDRDSYHSGSQETLGEENEYFDKYEHYGPAPDGAQERRGVRAPQMAKKEVPLINGELVLECKIPTILYSFLPRRDEVEFTHMRYTAVTCDPDDFVDRGYKLRQAIGRTTRETELFICITMYNEDEILFTRTMYAVMKNISHFCSRSRSRTWGENGWQKVVVCIISDGREKIHPRTLDALAAMGVYQHGIAKNFVNNRAVQAHVYEYTTQVSLDSDLKFKGAEKGIVPCQIIFCLKEKNSRKLNSHRWFFNAFGKALNPNVCILLDVGTRPGGTSLYHLWKAFDFDSNVAGACGEIKAMKGKYGSYLLNPLVASQNFEYKMSNILDKPLESVFGYITVLPGALSAYRYHALQNDETGHGPLSQYFKGETLHGQHADVFTANMYLAEDRILCWELVAKRGERWVLKYVKGCHGETDVPDSVPEFISQRRRWLNGAFFAAVYSLVQFRQILQTDHTLARKVLLYIEFVYQFVQLLFTYFSLANFYLAFYFVAGGLADPTVDPFGHGIGNVIFIILRYTCILLIAIQFILSLGNRPQGARKLYLSSMIIYSIIMIYTTFAIIYIVIRQFTHKESGITFTLGNNVFTNLIVSMASTIGLYFAMSFLYLDPWHMFTSAGQYFLLLPSYICTLQVYAFCNTHDVTWGTKGDNVIKTDLGGAIGKGETVELEMPSEQLDIDSGYDEALRNLRDRVEVPEKPPSESQLQEDYYKSVRTYMVVSWMVLNAILAMAISEVYSNKGIGNNFYLRFLLWSVAGLAVFRAIGSTTFAVINLIHLIVEGRIRMTLKLPSWAGGVGEKLSETMSSVGSSITNTLRS; via the exons ATGACAATGGACCGCCATCGTCGCTCCGACATACCTGCCGATTATAGTTTGCCGCCGTACGACGACGAACTGGACTCGCCCACCGGCCATggagccgccgccgtcagATTGTTGACATCTGTGGAAGAGCCCGCTGAGAGACC TATGCGATCACCTCGACCTCAATATGAACCCAGTGTTTTGTCCTCTCACACTCGGACGGGGTCTATTCGGGACAATGCTCCCAGCATTCCGCCGCCAGATGGGTCGTACATGTCCTACGACACTAGAGATCCTCATAGGCCGTGGTCTCCAGCATCGAGACTGACAGACTATTCTCGCCCCCCGCCATCTCATGATTCTTACGAGCCTTCAGACATCAACGGTAGCCCCAGACCAGGAACACCGTCATCAAGGTATGGCGGCAGCCCACGCCGTCCACTGCCGCCGGCACCTCGCTTTGGCAACACGTCGCGAGCCTCGCAATTTACAGACGATATAACTGTTTCCATTCCCTATGACCAccctgatgatgaagacatcTTTCGTCCCGAGTCAGATCTTAGCGACAACCGCCATTATGAACATAATTACGATCATTACGactatgatgaagaagatggccgcGCTTACGGCGATGACCGCGACTCATACCACTCAGGCTCCCAAGAAACTCtgggagaagagaatgagTATTTCGACAAATATGAGCACTACGGGCCTGCGCCTGATGGAGCCCAAGAGCGACGTGGTGTCCGCGCTCCGCAAATGGCCAAAAAAGAGGTTCCCCTCATCAACGGAGAGCTTGTCCTGGAGTGTAAAATCCCAACTATCCTTTACAGCTTTCTGCCGCGACGAGACGAGGTCGAATTCACTCATATGAGGTACACTGCTGTGACCTGTGATCCGGATGACTTTGTCGACAGGGGATACAAGCTCCGGCAGGCCATTGGTCGCACGACTCGAGAGACCGAGCTCTTCATCTGTATAACCATGtacaatgaagatgagattctCTTCACCAGGACTATGTATGCAGTCATGAAGAATATATCCCACTTCTGTTCTCGATCTCGATCCCGTACCTGGGGTGAGAATGGCTGGCAAAAGGTTGTCGTCTGCATCATCTCCGATGGCCGTGAGAAAATCCACCCACGCACACTGGACGCTTTGGCGGCCATGGGAGTGTACCAGCACGGCATCGCCAAAAATTTTGTCAACAACAGAGCCGTGCAGGCTCACGTCTATGAATACACGACACAGGTCTCACTCGACTCCGATCTCAAATTCAAGGGCGCCGAAAAAGGCATTGTGCCGTGCCAAATCATCTTTTGtctcaaagaaaagaactcGCGCAAGCTGAACTCGCATCGTTGGTTCTTCAACGCATTTGGCAAGGCCCTGAATCCCAACGTCTGTATTCTTCTGGATGTGGGAACTCGCCCCGGAGGCACTTCGCTGTACCATCTTTGGAAGGCTTTTGACTTTGACTCCAACGTTGCTGGAGCGTGTGGTGAAATCAAGGCTATGAAGGGCAAATACGGATCATACCTTTTGAACCCTCTAGTTGCGTCCCAGAACTTCGAATACAAGATGTCCAACATCTTGGATAAGCCTCTGGAGTCTGTCTTTGGATACATTACGGTGTTGCCCGGTGCTCTCAGTGCCTACCGTTACCATGCGCTACAAAACGATGAAACTGGCCATGGGCCGTTGAGCCAGTACTTCAAGGGTGAGACGCTTCACGGTCAACATGCCGACGTGTTTACTGCCAATATGTACCTGGCCGAAGATCGTATCCTTTGTTGGGAGCTCGTAGCCAAGCGAGGCGAGAGATGGGTTTTGAAATACGTCAAGGGTTGCCACGGAGAGACTGACGTTCCCG ATTCTGTTCCCGAATTTATCTCtcagcgaagaagatggctgaacggcgccttcttcgccgctgTCTACTCTCTTGTCCAGTTCCGACAGATTCTACAGACTGATCATACGCTTGCACGCAAGGTCCTTCTTTACATTGAATTTGTCTATCAATTTGTTCAACTGCTCTTCACGTACTTCTCTCTCGCAAACTTCTACTTGGCTTTCTATTTCGTCGCTGGTGGGCTGGCAGACCCCACGGTCGATCCGTTTGGGCACGGCATCGGAAATGTCATATTCATCATTTTGAGATATACATGCATCCTGCTCATCGCCATTCAGTTCATCTTGTCACTCGGAAATCGTCCACAAGGCGCAAGAAAGCTTTATCTTAGCAGTATGATTATCTacagcatcatcatgattTACACGACTTTCGCCATCATCTACATTGTCATCAGGCAGTTCACGCACAAGGAAAGCGGCATTACATTTACACTCGGTAACAACGTGTTTACGAATCTTATTGTGTCCATGGCGTCGACAATTGGTCTGTACTTTGCCATGTCGTTCCTCTATCTCGATCCATGGCACATGTTTACCTCTGCCGGTCAATACTTCCTTCTGCTGCCAAGCTACATCTGCACTCTTCAAGTTTACGCCTTCTGCAACACGCATGATGTTACCTGGGGCACCAAGGGTGACAATGTCATCAAGACTGATTTGGGCGGTGCTATTGGTAAGGGCGAGACTGTCGAGCTTGAAATGCCCAGCGAGCAGCTTGATATCGACAGCGGATACGACGAGGCTCTGCGCAACCTGCGTGACCGTGTCGAAGTCCCGGAGAAGCCCCCGAGCGAGTCCCAGCTGCAGGAAGATTACTACAAGAGCGTCCGAACCTACATGGTCGTGTCATGGATGGTGCTGAATGCCATTCTCGCCATGGCCATTTCGGAAGTGTATAGTAACAAGGGCATTGGTAACAACTTCTACCTCCGCTTCTTGCTATGGAGTGTGGCTGGCTTGGCTGTCTTCCGTGCTATTGGATCTACCACGTTTGCTGTAATCAACCTCATTCATCTGATAGTTGAAGGCAGAATTCGCATGACCCTCAAGCTGCCCAGCTGGGCGGGTGGCGTAGGCGAGAAGCTTAGCGAAACCATGAGCAGCGTTGGAAGCAGCATTACTAATACCCTTAGATCTTGA
- a CDS encoding uncharacterized protein (EggNog:ENOG41~TransMembrane:4 (i16-36o56-76i88-110o157-181i)), which translates to MSKFTRLYLRIPRPKTLFGFISLQTGTELISLALVFNKVTGVYGLLAILTGFQLSLFQLTTYIYCIGILGTLVYLIPHIRKQTAFECLALAWLYVIDTAINCASTLAFGMDWYFANAASSTGSGIKPSSLPDIVAEGMEGLRRETAMHGDAVPQETAASMILITGLTLIRVYFSLVVMNYARQVLQKYMQLMILEGPGVDDHVGPFATDLPDGEGRRGQLGRTMVSFGRNYWMDYSEAGEWTVGGTSRKPSSVGTLAGEV; encoded by the exons ATGTCGAAGTTTACGAGGCTTTATTTGCGGATACCCCGTCCGAAG ACCCTCTTTGGCTTCATCAGCCTCCAGACCGGTACCGAATTGATTTCCCTGGCGCTGGTCTTCAACAAGGTCACCGGCGTTTATGGCCTTCTTGCTATTCTTACTGGATTTCAACTCTCGCTATTCCAACTTACGACTTACATTTACTGTATCGGAATCCTCGGCACCCTCGTCTACCTAATTCCACATATCCGAAAGCAGACTGCGTTCGAGTGCCTGGCCTTGGCGTGGCTGTATGTGATCGATACTGCTATCAACTGTGCCTCTACATTGGCTTTTGGAATGGACTGGTACTTTGCCAACGCTGCATCATCGACCGGGTCTGGAATCAAGCCTTCAAGCCTGCCTGATATTGTTGCCGAAGGGATGGAAGGTCTTCGACGTGAAACTGCCATGCACGGAGATGCTGTGCCCCAGGAGACGGCAGCCAGCATGATTCTCATCACCGGGTTGACCTTGATCCGAGTTTACTTCAGCCTGGTTGTCATGAATTATGCACGGCAGGTGCTGCAGAAGTATATGCAGCTGATGATCCTCGAGGGACCTGGTGTTGACGATCATGTGGGACCTTTCGCTACCGACCTGCCTGACGGTGAAGGCCGGAGGGGTCAGCTTGGCCGAACCATGGTGTCTTTTGGACGCAACTACTGGATGGATTATTCCGAGGCGGGAGAGTGGACCGTCGGAGGTACAAGCCGGAAGCCTAGCTCAGTCGGAACTCTGGCCGGCGAAGTATAA
- the RAB6A gene encoding Ras- protein Rab-6A (BUSCO:EOG092D3WW4) → MAQAGSYNNPLKKFKLVFLGEQSVGKTSLITRFMYDSFDNMYQATIGIDFLSKTMYLEDRTVRLQLWDTAGQERFRSLIPSYIRDSSVAVVVYDISNAKSFQNTKKWIDDVRAERGNDVIIVLVGNKTDLNDKREVTTQQGEEEAKRQGLRFVETSAKLGHNVQNLFKRIAQALPGMEGSDSATQATNQMIDVRTNTQQPQQEGCSC, encoded by the exons atggcgcagGCGGGATCATACAACAACCCCTTGAAGAAATTCAA GCTGGTCTTCTTGGGAGAACAAAGCG TGGGCAAGACGTCTCTGATCACTCGATTTATGTACGACTCGTTCGATAATATGTACCAAGCAACAATTGGCATCGACTTTCTTTCAAAG ACCATGTATCTCGAAGACCGGACGGTACGACTACAGCTGTGGGATACCGCAGGACAAGAGCGATTCCGAAGTCTGATCCCTTCATACATTCGCGACTCAAGCGTTGCTGTTGTGGTTTACGATATCTCTA ACGCAAAGTCATTCCAAAACACCAAGAAATGGATCGATGATGTCCGGGCCGAGAGAGGAAACGATGTGATTATTGTGCTGGTTGGCAACAAGACAGATCTCAACGACAAGCGAGAGGTCACAACTCAacaaggagaggaggaggccaagaGGCAAGGCTTAAGGTTTGTTGAAACCAGTGCAAAGCTTGGCCACAACGTACAGAACCTTTTCAAGAGGATAGCGCAAGCTCTGCCTGGTATGGAGGGCTCCGACTCAGCTACTCAGGCCACCAACCAAA TGATTGATGTGCGGACGAACACACAACAGCCTCAGCAAGAAGGCTGCTCATGCTAA
- a CDS encoding uncharacterized protein (BUSCO:EOG092D2VZF): MPVLRSATAGSGEAPKQFSQPSRKGKKAWRKNVDVTEVEEGLRELNDEIIRGGVIREKASEDLFVLDVAGDSKIPQKFPKHVKKGLKADEIINKRSAVPAVPMRKRPGDKTTDGVIAAKRQRTDWVSHKELARLRKVADGHHESTVAVKDATFDLWDAPAEPVAQDPTDFLPEKVEAKVPKSMKQQPLSLLSNGKQLPAVPKPTGGYSYNPSFPEYEKRLAEESTKAIEAEQKRLEAAAAEAAKLEAAARSAAEADAAEERANMSEWEEDSEWEGFQSGVDERPSAKQPKRKTQAQRNRIKRRKEEEQLAKHKAEMKTRRAQEQRIKEIAAEVEDKEKQKALVLAQAAAEESDADSEIGEEKLRRKQLGKYKLPEKDLELVLPDELQESLRLLKPEGNLLKDRYRSMLLRGKVESRRHIPFKKQARKKVTEKWTHKDFVI, translated from the exons atgccgGTTCTTCGCTCAGCTACGGCTGGCTCTGGCGAAGCCCCCAAACAGTTCAGCCAGCCATccaggaaaggaaagaaggcaTGGAGGAAGAACGTGGACGTTACAGAGGTCGAGGAGGGCCTTCGAGAGCTGAATGATGAAATCATCCGAGG TGGTGTCATTCGCGAAAAGGCATCCGAAGATCTCTTCGTCCTCGACGTAGCAGGCGACTCCAAGATCCCCCAGAAATTCCCCAAGCATGTCAAGAAGGGCCTCAAGGCCGACGAGATCATCAACAAGCGCTCAGCCGTGCCGGCGGTCCCCATGCGAAAGCGCCCTGGCGACAAAACTACCGACGGagtcatcgccgccaagcGCCAGCGCACGGATTGGGTTTCCCACAAGGAGTTGGCTCGTCTGAGGAAAGTGGCGGACGGACATCACGAGAGCACAGTGGCAGTCAAAGATGCTACCTTTGACCTGTGGGATGCCCCTGCTGAGCCAGTTGCCCAGGACCCTACCGACTTTTTGCCCGAAAAGGTTGAGGCCAAGGTCCCCAAGTCcatgaagcagcagcctctttctctcctctccaacgGAAAACAGCTTCCCGCGGTGCCAAAGCCTACAGGCGGATACAGCTACAACCCGTCTTTCCCAGAATACGAGAAGCGTCTCGCAGAAGAGAGCACCAAGGCCATTGAGGCCGAGCAGAAGCGCCTCGAAGCAGCGGCCGCAGAGGCCGCGAAGCTAGAAGCCGCAGCCAGGTCAGCCGCCGAGGCAGATGCCGCCGAGGAGCGAGCCAACATGTCAGAGTGGGAAGAAGATTCCGAGTGGGAGGGTTTCCAGTCCGGCGTGGATGAGAGGCCCAGCGCGAAGCAGCCCAAGCGCAAGACGCAGGCTCAGCGGAATCGTATCAAGCgcagaaaggaagaggaacaaCTGGCGAAGCACAAGGCTGAAATGAAGACTCGCCGGGCGCAAGAGCAGCGCATCAAGGAAATTGCTGCAGAGGTTGAGGataaagagaagcagaaggccCTCGTCCTGGCCCAAGCCGCAGCAGAGGAGTCGGACGCCGACAGCGAGATTGGGGAGGAAAAGCTGCGAAGAAAGCAGCTGGGCAAGTACAAACTCCCGGAGAAGGATCTGGAGCTTGTTCTGCCAGACGAGCTGCAGGAATCGCTGCGACTGCTCAAACCGGAGGGCAACCTCCTCAAGGACCGATACAGAAGCATGCTGCTCAGAGGAAAGGTGGAGAGCCGAAGACATATTCCATTCAAGAAGCAGGCCAGGAAGAAGGTTACAGAGAAGTGGACGCACAAAGATTttgttatataa
- a CDS encoding uncharacterized protein (TransMembrane:1 (i97-122o)), translating to MPVTSAKALGSLRLAASGVTRQRLCLSTSSRTAATAARCTQLRSFTKLYTRPRTAALAANSTERLQLQSQLPHPSLVLARALSGKPLPQRKSWLLNFLYRAAAWVGISIVVLGGGVLGFFLYDASTYKEHVTQSDIDVSQLALQPRRGGPKNLPIAEVFIDDDVTKSKPRLVILGGGWGGVALLKELNPDDYNVTVISPANYFLFTPMLPSATVGTLELRSLVEPIRRIISRVHGHFIRARAEDVEFSEKLVEVSQLDHKGKEVRFYVPYDKLVVAVGSSTNPHGVKGLENAFFLKDINDARMIRNKVIQNLELACLPTTSDDERKRLLSFVVSGGGPTGVEFAAELFDLLNEDLTRHFPRLLRNEISVHIIQSRGHILNTYDETVSKYAEERFNRDQIEVLTNSRVKEVQPDKIIFSQKQEDGSVITKELPIGFCLWSTGVSPTSLSQKLAKKLGSVQTNRHALETDTHLRLNGAPLGDVYAIGDCSTVQNNVAESIVTFLRNLAWKRGIEPEKLQLHFSDWRQVAQDVKKRFPQAINHLKRLDKLFFEFDKDQSGTLDFGELRELLNQIDSKLTSLPATAQRAHQQGCYLAHKFNKMARISDAMLANDIRDGDLDAAIYKAFEYRHLGSLAYIGNSAVFDLGEGWSMAGGLWAVYAWRSVYFAQSVSFRTRSLMAMDWMKRGLFGRDLVAF from the exons ATGCCGGTGACCTCAGCGAAGGCGCTGGGATCCCTCCGCCTGGCAGCGAGTGGCGTCACCAGGCAACGTCTCTGCCTCTCCACCAGCTCGCGCACAGCCGCCACTGCCGCGAGATGTACACAACTGAGAAGCTTCACTAAGCTCTACACCCGACCCAGAACAGCCGCCTTGGCCGCGAACTCGACCGAGCGACTCCAACTCCAGTCCCAGCTGCCACACCCCAGCCTCGTGCTCGCTCGTGCGCTGTCCGGAAAGCCGCTACCCCAGCGCAAGTCATGGCTGCTCAACTTCCTCTACCGAGCTGCTGCGTGGGTTGGCATCTCAATTGTTGTCCTGGGCGGCGGTGTCCTGGGCTTCTTTCTGTACGATGCTAGCACCTACAAAGAACATGTCACGCAGAGCGATATCGATGTGTCGCAGCTTGCGCTTCAGCCACGCCGCGGTGGCCCCAAGAACCTTCCAATCGCCGAGGTATTTATCGATGATGATGTGACCAAGAGCAAGCCCAGGCTGGTTATCCTGGGCGGTGGATGGGGCGGCGTGGCACTCCTCAAAGAATTGAACCCGGACGACTACAATGTCACCGTCATCTCCCCCGCAAACTATTTTCTCTTCACCCCTATGCTGCCATCCGCTACTGTGGGAACTCTGGAATTACGTTCGCTGGTGGAGCCAATTCGACGGATCATAAGTCGCGTGCATGGCCATTTTATACGAGCCAGGGCAGAAGACGTCGAGTTCTCAGAGAAGCTGGTCGAGGTCTCACAGCTTGATCACAAGGGCAAGGAGGTCCGCTTCTACGTCCCCTATGACAAACTAGTCGTTGCTGTTGGCTCTTCAACAAACCCTCACGGCGTCAAGGGACTGGAGAATGCCTTTTTCCTCAAAGATATCAACGATGCACGGATGATTCGAAACAAGGTCATTCAGAATCTTGAGCTTGCTTGTCTACCAACCACCTCAGATGACGAGCGCAAGcggcttctttctttcgtcgTCAGCGGTGGTGGACCGACCGGCGTCGAATTCGCTGCGGAGCTCTTTGATCTCCTGAATGAGGACTTGACCCGACACTTCCCCCGTTTGCTGCGCAACGAGATATCTGTTCACATCATTCAAAGCAGAGGCCATATTCTTAATACTTACGATGAGACGGTCTCTAAATATGCAGAGGAGCGGTTTAACCGTGACCAGATTGAGGTCCTCACCAATTCCCGAGTAAAGGAAGTTCAGCCCGACAAGATTATCTTCAGCCAGAAGCAGGAGGACGGATCTGTAATTACCAAAGAACTCCCAATCGGCTTCTGTCTGTGGTCTACTGGTGTCTCTCCAACTAGTCTTTCTCAGAAATTGGCGAAGAAGCTCGGTAGTGTCCAGACAAACCGACATGCGTTGGAGACAGATACCCACCTCCGCTTAAATGGTGCTCCTCTGGGCGATGTTTATGCCATTGGCGACTGTTCCACCGTCCAGAATAACGTGGCCGAGAGCATCGTTACCTTTCTCCGTAACCTCGCGTGGAAGCGCGGAATAGAACCGGaaaagctccagctccatttCTCGGACTGGAGACAAGTTGCGCAGGACGTCAAGAAGCGATTTCCGCAGGCCATCAATCACCTTAAGCGTCTTGATAAGCTCTTCTTCGAATTCGACAAGGATCAGTCCGGAACTCTCGACTTTGGCGAGCTTCGGGAGCTACTTAATCAGATCGACAGCAAGCTGACATCGCTCCCCGCCACAGCTCAGCGTGCCCACCAGCAGGGATGCTACCTGGCCCACAAATTCAACAAGATGGCGAGGATCTCAGATGCAATGCTGGCAAACGATATCCGGGACGGCGATCTGGACGCTGCCATCTACAAGGCGTTTGAATACCGCCACCTGGGCAGCTTGGCATATATCGGAAACTCTGCCGTCTTCGACCTGGGCGAGGGCTGGAGCATGGCTGGTGGGCTCTGGGCTGTATATGCTTGGAGGTCAGTTTATTTTGCGCAGAGTGTGAGCTTCCGGACGAGAAgcttgatggcgatggactGGATGAAGCGAGGACTCTTTGGCAGAG ACCTTGTGGCTTTTTAA
- a CDS encoding uncharacterized protein (EggNog:ENOG41) yields MMSSASTATPAKHAFERRVEGVKSPKNDINALILDYLTMEGYPNAAARFSKEAKLQPQQDTSAIRARQQIQNCIHSGNIQTAIETLNELDPEILDKDKALRFSLLRLQLVELIRVCNASGGDIGPALKFATEQLGPPASTNPAFLEDLETTMALLLFNSDSLEPQLAALLDPSLRRDAADRVNRAILERQSTRREAAIRQLVKMRAWAEGAAREKGGGLPERLDLGLGGDESQSQTWRGSGSENGHESMMTT; encoded by the exons ATG ATGTCGTCGGCTTCTACAGCTACTCCGGCTAAGCATGCCTTTGAGAGGCGTGTTGAGGGGGTCAAGTCTCCCAAAAA CGATATTAATGCCTTGATTTTGGACTATTTGACCATGGAGGGCTACCCGAATGCGGCCGCAAGATTCTCGAAAGAGGCAAAATTGCAGCCACAGCAGGATACCTCGGCTATCCGAGCACGGCAGCAGATCCAGAACTGCATTCATAGTGGAAACATTCAGACTGCTATCGAGACTTTAAATGAGCTTGATCCTGAG ATCTTGGATAAAGACAAAGCTTTGCGCTTTTCTCTACTGCGTCTCCAGCTTGTCGAGTTAATCCGAGTTTGCAATGCATCAGGAGGAGATATTGGCCCTGCTCTGAAGTTTGCTACAGAACAACTCGGCCCGCCGGCCTCCACTAACCCTGCCTTTTTAGAGGATCTTGAAACAACAATGGCGCTGCTGTTGTTTAATTCAGATTCCTTAGAGCCGCAActcgctgctcttctcgaCCCTAGCCTGCGTCGTGATGCCGCAGATAGAGTGAATAGGGCCATCTTGGAAAGGCAATCAACTAGACGCGAAGCTGCTATCCGCCAGCTTGTAAAAATGCGAGCCTGGGCAGAGGGTGcggcgagagagaaggggggcGGCCTTCCAGAGCGTCTTGATCTCGGATTGGGAGGTGACGAGTCGCAAAGCCAAACATGGCGAGGATCTGGTTCTGAAAATGGACATGAATCCATGATGACGACTTGA